One window of Elaeis guineensis isolate ETL-2024a chromosome 11, EG11, whole genome shotgun sequence genomic DNA carries:
- the LOC105054173 gene encoding fasciclin-like arabinogalactan protein 8: MASLLLPLLFAFLVWLAPAEGHNITAILDGFPEYSVYNSYLSRTKVCDEINSRETVTCLVLPNAAMSALAAKQSLAGIKNALRLLTLLDYFDPQKLHDIPQGTTLTTTLYQTTGNAPGNSGFVNITNLRGGRVAFAAAAPGSKLDSSYTKTVREVPYNLSVLEISAPIVFPGLLDAPSAASSNLTALLEKAGCKTFASLLASSGVLKIFQSAMDKGLTLFAPNDEAFKAPGVPDLKSLSSAELVTLLQYHALPTYTPKSSLKTTKGRIATMASTGAGKYDFSVVSRGDDVSLNTGVDTSRVASTVLDDTPVCVLTVDNLLLPSELFGGAPSPAPAPAALTPSPAPSPAKEAPAPSPKSKTPKRKHRSPPAPPTPASEAAPAGSPQSAADKVADEKSAAVRPLGTLVAAAAVSALAALASIL; encoded by the coding sequence ATGGCTTCTCTCCTCCTCCCTCTGCTGTTCGCCTTCTTGGTTTGGTTGGCCCCGGCGGAGGGGCACAACATAACGGCGATTTTGGACGGGTTTCCCGAGTACTCGGTGTACAACAGCTACCTGAGCCGGACGAAGGTGTGCGACGAGATCAACTCCCGGGAGACGGTGACGTGCCTGGTCCTCCCCAACGCCGCAATGTCCGCCCTCGCCGCCAAGCAATCCCTGGCCGGCATCAAGAATGCCCTCCGCCTCCTCACCCTCCTCGACTACTTCGACCCCCAGAAGCTCCACGACATCCCCCAGGGCACCACCCTCACCACCACCCTCTACCAGACCACCGGCAACGCCCCCGGCAACTCCGGCTTCGTCAACATCACCAACCTCCGCGGCGGCCGTGTCGCCTTCGCCGCCGCCGCCCCCGGctccaagctcgactcctcctaCACCAAGACCGTCCGCGAGGTCCCCTACAACCTCTCCGTCCTTGAGATCTCCGCACCCATCGTCTTCCCGGGCCTCCTCGACGCCCCCTCCGCCGCCTCCTCCAACCTCACTGCCCTCCTCGAGAAGGCCGGCTGCAAGACCTTCGCCTCCCTCCTCGCCTCGTCCGGCGTCCTCAAGATCTTCCAGTCTGCCATGGATAAAGGCCTCACCCTCTTCGCCCCTAACGACGAGGCCTTCAAGGCCCCCGGCGTCCCCGATCTCAAGTCTCTCTCCAGCGCCGAGCTCGTCACTCTCCTCCAGTACCACGCCCTGCCCACCTACACCCCGAAATCATCGCTCAAAACCACCAAGGGCCGGATCGCCACCATGGCCTCCACCGGCGCCGGCAAGTACGACTTCTCCGTCGTCTCCCGCGGCGACGACGTCTCCCTCAACACCGGCGTCGACACCTCCCGTGTCGCCAGCACCGTACTCGACGACACCCCCGTCTGCGTCCTCACCGTCGACAACCTCCTCCTCCCCTCCGAGCTATTCGGCGGCGCGCCGTCCCCGGCGCCGGCCCCCGCGGCGCTGACGCCCTCCCCGGCTCCCTCCCCGGCCAAGGAGGCCCCGGCGCCGTCCCCGAAGTCTAAGACGCCCAAGCGGAAGCACCGGTCACCGCCGGCCCCGCCGACGCCCGCCTCAGAGGCGGCGCCGGCAGGATCTCCGCAGTCGGCCGCGGACAAGGTGGCGGACGAGAAGTCGGCTGCGGTGAGGCCATTGGGGACACTGGTGGCGGCCGCAGCGGTCTCCGCGTTGGCGGCGCTGGCTTCAATCTTGTGA